Sequence from the Candidatus Palauibacter scopulicola genome:
TCTTCCGAAGGTGTCCGTACATCAACTCCTCCACGAAGGGGACGCACTTGAACTGCCCCAGCCGCGCGTTCGGGTCGACGTTCCGGTACAGCGGCAGGCGGATCGTCCACGGCTCCGAGAACGTGTCGGGGTCCTCCATCGTGGCCTCGTACATGAGGTGGTCGGGCCCGAGCATCGTCCACCGTTCCGTGACCGTGAGCCGGTAGCCGTGGTGGTTCCCCGCCCGGTCGAACCAGGTCTGCCCGTTGAAGCCGTTCACGGTGACGACGAAGGTGTCCTCCTCCCAGCGCCCCACCGACTGGCCCATCCAGGAGTCCACCTGCGGGGGACCGGGGTCCTCCAGATAGATGTCGCGCACGGCCCCGGCGTACTCGTAGGCGATGAAGAACTTCGACTCGCTCTGGAAGATCTGGAACGGGAGGTGCATGTAGTTCGCGCGCGGTACGCCGGGCAGGTAGCAGCGGATCTCGGGGTCGCGCTCGAGCCAGCGCTCGCGGTTCTCGTCGCGCCGCTCCAGGGCTTCCGGGAGATAGGGGATGCTCCCGCCGACCACGATGCCCTGCCCCGACGGCACGGACCCCACGGCGCCGAGCGCCACGACCTCGTTGGCCGGAACGGGCACGACGGGGCCTTCCTGCATGGCGAGCGCCGGACGCGCCATGTGCGGCTCGATGTCCCAGTACGCGTTTCCGAGTGCCGACCAGATGCCGTTGAAATCTGGACGCCCCGAGGCCGTGCGCGGGATGTCGTCGCTCGGCGCGCAACCCGTAAAGGCGCCCGCAACCAGCGCAACGAGGGCGATCGAGGTCCGGCCCCTCCCGCCGGAACTCCGCCGCCTGTCCCGCGCCGCGCGCATTCTCCGAACGTTCGTCATCGCCGTCGCCTCCAGGTGGACGTTTCCGTGCGAACCGGATCGAAACTGCGACCGCGCGCATTTTCCGGCCAGATTCGCCCGACCGGATCGTCTGGCCAGATTGGGGCCGGAAACCCACATTCGATACAGGGGCGGACGCGCGCCGGGGTTGGGTTCGGCAACACTGAACGACCGGGAGGAGACATGAAGAAGCTGCGCGTAACCGGACTGGCACACCTTACAGCACTGGGGGCCGTCTTCCTCGGCATCGCGGCCTGCGGCGCGGAGGAGGCCGCGGAAGACGAAATGATGGATCCGGCCGAGGTCACGGATCCGGCGGCGGCGGGTCTCCCGAATCCCACGCCCAACGTCATCAAGGACTGGGCGCCGCTTCCGGATGGCCGCGAGTGGGGTTCCACGGCGGGCATCGACATCGATCCCATCGACGGCCACATCTGGGCCTACGACCGCTGCGGCGGGATCGCGCTCGCCGGCGGGTGCGCCGAGAACATCGTCGATCCCGTGTTCAAGTTCCACCGCGAGACGGGCGAGGTCCTGGCGAGCTTCGGCGCCGACCTCTTCGTGCTTCCGCACGGGATCCACGTGGACGACGACGGGAACGTCTGGATCACCGACTCCATGGGCACGCTCGACAAGGGGCACACGGTGGTGAAGTTCTCGCCCGAGGGGGAGGTGCTGATGACGCTCGGCGTGCCGGGCCGGGTGGGCACCGAGCCGGGCTACTTCAACGGACCGTGCGACGTGATCACCGCCCCCGACGGCTCCATCTTCGTCTCGGACGGTCACAGCGGGCAGAACGCGAACCCGCCGGAGGGCTCCACCGGCCGCGTTATCAAGTTCACGCCCGAGGGGGAGTACATCATGGAGTGGGGCGTGATCGGAGACGGACCGGGCGAATTCCGGACGCCGCACGCGCTGGAGTTCGATTCGCAGGGGCGGCTGTGGGTAGCGGATCGCGGGAACCACCGCATCCAGATCTTCGACCAGGAAGGGAACCTGCTCGATACCCATTACCAGTACGGCCGGGTGAGCGGACTGTACATCGACGATGAGGACAACGTGTACGCGATCGACTCGGAGTCGAACCCCAACACGCACTCGGACTGGCTGACCGGTGTCCGCATCGGGCACGCGTCGGAGGACGTCGTCACGGCCTTCATCCCGCCACACGAGTCCGACGACCCGCAGGGCGAGGCCGGCGAGGGCGTCGCGGTCGATGCGGACGGGAACGTCTATG
This genomic interval carries:
- a CDS encoding peptidyl-alpha-hydroxyglycine alpha-amidating lyase family protein yields the protein MKKLRVTGLAHLTALGAVFLGIAACGAEEAAEDEMMDPAEVTDPAAAGLPNPTPNVIKDWAPLPDGREWGSTAGIDIDPIDGHIWAYDRCGGIALAGGCAENIVDPVFKFHRETGEVLASFGADLFVLPHGIHVDDDGNVWITDSMGTLDKGHTVVKFSPEGEVLMTLGVPGRVGTEPGYFNGPCDVITAPDGSIFVSDGHSGQNANPPEGSTGRVIKFTPEGEYIMEWGVIGDGPGEFRTPHALEFDSQGRLWVADRGNHRIQIFDQEGNLLDTHYQYGRVSGLYIDDEDNVYAIDSESNPNTHSDWLTGVRIGHASEDVVTAFIPPHESDDPQGEAGEGVAVDADGNVYAAEGPNSRAAAEGGITKYTRN